AAATATACTTGCACAGTTAAAAATAATCGCCCATGCAGTAGCCATAATTAAAAACCCAGCGAGTACGATTATCCATCCATAGTATACTTTAGTTTTTAAAAGCAGTTTTTTCATTATTAGCATACTCCTTTAGTTGCCAGTCATCTTAAAAGGGTTATCTCCTATTAGGAACTAATCTCCATTTAAGATAACCCTGTCATACTTTTTTAAATATTTTATTTTGCAATACACTGCCGTTTTAACAATATTAAATAATTGTGCCTCCCCCAATTACAACATCCCCGTCGTAAAACACAGCTGCCTGCCCCGGTGTCACAGCACGCTGTTTGTTTTCGAACTCTGCAATAATTTTATCATCACCCTCAGGGTGTAGCACTGCTTTTACCTCTTTCTGACTGTACCTTGTTTTTACCGTTGCTTTCATTGGAGATGTAAGTTTCTCCACAGCAATCATGTTAATATCACGAACCTCCATCCTGTCTGTGTACAGGTCGTCCTCATTTCCCAAAATTACCGTGTTTTCATCCTTATTCTTGCTCACTACATAAGCAGGTTTCCCTAAAGCAATTCCAAGGCCCTTTCTCTGGCCTACGGTGTAATGAATAATGCCTTTATGTTCACCTACTTTATTTCCATCAATGTCAACAAAATTTCCCTTTTTAGATATAATTCCCATTTTGTTTTCAAGAAATCCCGCATAATCTCCATCCTGAACAAAGCATATATCCTGACTGTCAGGTTTTCTAGCATTTATCAGATTTCTTTCCTCCGCTATTCTTCGTACGTCAGTTTTATTCATAGAGCCTAGAGGAAGCAAAGTTCTTGACAAGTCATGCTGAGAAAGAACATACAGCACATAGCTCTGGTCTTTAGACATATCAACTGATTTCTTTAGTAAATATCTGCCGCTTGCATTATCATATTCTATCTGAGCATAATGACCGGTGGCTATATAATCTTTTCCCATTAAAAGAGCTCGTTTGATCAGCTTACTAAATTTAACGTATCTGTTGCAGTCAATACACGGATTTGGAGTAGTTCCTGCTTCATAGCTGTCAGCAAACTTTTTTATTACTTCTTCTTTGAATGTGTCACCGAAGTTAAAAACA
Above is a window of Sedimentibacter sp. MB35-C1 DNA encoding:
- the mnmA gene encoding tRNA 2-thiouridine(34) synthase MnmA, translated to MFCASYIIAVYKRYYKQDRNVLFFKIGESMNKKVMVAMSGGVDSSVAAVLLRDQGYDICGATLKLFSNEEVLDSCKTRTCCSLEDVEDARSVCYKLGIEHFVFNFGDTFKEEVIKKFADSYEAGTTPNPCIDCNRYVKFSKLIKRALLMGKDYIATGHYAQIEYDNASGRYLLKKSVDMSKDQSYVLYVLSQHDLSRTLLPLGSMNKTDVRRIAEERNLINARKPDSQDICFVQDGDYAGFLENKMGIISKKGNFVDIDGNKVGEHKGIIHYTVGQRKGLGIALGKPAYVVSKNKDENTVILGNEDDLYTDRMEVRDINMIAVEKLTSPMKATVKTRYSQKEVKAVLHPEGDDKIIAEFENKQRAVTPGQAAVFYDGDVVIGGGTII